One stretch of Sulfuricystis multivorans DNA includes these proteins:
- the ahpF gene encoding alkyl hydroperoxide reductase subunit F, with the protein MLDDTIKAQLSAYLERLVEPIELVVSPDASDVSRQMSALLAEIAALSPKVSVREDGAAERRPSFSVGRPGESHRIHFAGLPMGHEFTSLVLALLQASGYPPKVDAALIERIKAIPGKFIFETFVSLSCHNCPDVVQALNLMAVLNPGVTHTMVDGALFQKEVEARQIMAVPVVYLNGEEFGHGRMSLEEIVAKLDTGAGQRAAAEIAAKAPFDVLVVGGGPAGAAAAIYAARKGIRTGVVAERFGGQVLDTLAIENFISVKYTEGPRLAAALEAHVRDYGVDIMNAQRVVELVPGERLHELRLESGATLKAKTVILATGARWRELKVPGEAEYKAKGVCFCPHCDGPLFKGKRVAVIGGGNSGVEAAIDLAGIVAHVTLLEFDGKLRADAVLQQKLASLPNVTVIVSAQTTEVIGDGQKVTGLVYTDRTTNESHHLELEGIFVQIGLLPNTDWLKGTVALNRFGEIEIDARGATSVPGVFAAGDCTTVPYKQIVIAMGEGAKASLSAFDHMIRHGT; encoded by the coding sequence ATGCTCGACGATACCATCAAGGCCCAGCTGAGTGCCTATCTCGAACGTCTGGTCGAGCCGATCGAGCTCGTCGTCTCGCCGGATGCGAGCGACGTCTCGCGCCAGATGAGTGCGCTGCTAGCCGAGATCGCCGCGCTTTCGCCGAAAGTGAGCGTGCGTGAAGACGGTGCTGCCGAGCGTCGCCCGTCGTTTTCGGTGGGGCGGCCGGGTGAGTCCCATCGCATCCATTTCGCCGGCCTGCCGATGGGGCACGAATTCACTTCTCTGGTGCTTGCGCTGTTGCAGGCGAGCGGTTATCCGCCAAAGGTCGATGCCGCACTGATCGAGCGGATCAAGGCCATCCCTGGCAAGTTCATATTCGAGACTTTCGTCTCGTTGTCCTGCCACAACTGCCCGGATGTCGTGCAGGCGCTGAACCTGATGGCGGTGCTCAATCCCGGCGTCACCCACACGATGGTCGATGGCGCGTTGTTCCAGAAGGAAGTCGAGGCGCGCCAGATCATGGCCGTGCCGGTCGTCTATCTGAATGGCGAGGAATTCGGTCATGGCCGCATGAGCCTCGAGGAAATCGTCGCCAAGCTCGATACCGGTGCTGGCCAGCGCGCCGCCGCGGAGATCGCCGCCAAGGCGCCTTTCGACGTGCTCGTCGTCGGTGGCGGACCAGCAGGGGCCGCAGCGGCGATCTATGCGGCGAGGAAAGGCATCCGCACCGGCGTCGTCGCCGAACGTTTCGGCGGCCAGGTGCTCGACACGCTGGCGATCGAGAACTTCATCTCGGTGAAATACACCGAAGGACCGCGGCTCGCCGCGGCGCTCGAGGCGCACGTGCGTGACTACGGCGTCGACATCATGAACGCACAGCGCGTGGTCGAACTCGTGCCTGGCGAGAGGCTGCACGAGCTTCGTCTCGAATCAGGCGCGACGCTGAAGGCGAAGACCGTCATCCTTGCCACCGGAGCGCGCTGGCGTGAACTCAAGGTGCCGGGTGAGGCCGAATACAAGGCCAAGGGCGTGTGCTTCTGCCCGCACTGCGATGGGCCGCTATTCAAGGGCAAGCGGGTCGCGGTGATCGGCGGCGGCAATTCCGGCGTCGAGGCGGCGATCGATCTCGCCGGCATCGTCGCCCACGTCACGCTGCTCGAGTTCGACGGCAAGCTGCGCGCCGATGCGGTGTTGCAGCAAAAGCTCGCCAGTCTGCCGAACGTGACCGTGATCGTGAGCGCCCAGACCACCGAGGTGATCGGCGACGGCCAGAAGGTCACCGGCCTCGTCTATACCGATCGCACCACCAACGAAAGTCACCACCTCGAACTCGAAGGCATCTTCGTGCAGATCGGCCTGTTGCCGAACACCGACTGGCTCAAGGGTACGGTCGCGCTCAACCGCTTCGGCGAGATCGAGATCGACGCGCGCGGCGCCACCTCGGTGCCCGGCGTATTCGCCGCCGGCGATTGCACGACGGTGCCCTACAAGCAGATCGTCATTGCGATGGGCGAA
- the ahpC gene encoding alkyl hydroperoxide reductase subunit C → MSLINTTLKPFKAQAYHNGKFVEITDADVKGKWSVFFFYPADFTFVCPTELGDMADLYPEFQKIGVEVYAVSTDTHFVHKAWADASETIKKIKYPMIGDPTGTISRNFDVMIEEEGLALRGTFVMNPQGVIKVIEIHDLGIGRDASELLRKVKAAQYIEAHPGEVCPAKWKEGEATLKPSLELVGKI, encoded by the coding sequence ATGTCGTTGATCAACACCACCCTCAAACCTTTCAAAGCCCAGGCCTACCACAACGGCAAGTTCGTCGAAATCACCGATGCCGACGTCAAAGGCAAGTGGTCGGTCTTCTTTTTCTACCCCGCCGACTTCACTTTCGTCTGCCCGACCGAGCTGGGCGACATGGCCGATCTCTACCCGGAATTCCAGAAGATCGGCGTCGAGGTCTATGCGGTGTCCACCGACACTCACTTCGTGCACAAGGCCTGGGCCGATGCCTCCGAGACGATCAAGAAGATCAAGTATCCGATGATCGGCGATCCGACCGGCACGATTTCCCGCAACTTCGACGTGATGATCGAGGAAGAGGGTCTGGCGCTGCGCGGTACCTTCGTGATGAACCCGCAGGGCGTCATCAAGGTCATCGAAATCCATGATCTCGGCATCGGTCGTGATGCCTCCGAGCTGCTGCGCAAGGTCAAGGCCGCGCAGTACATCGAGGCGCATCCGGGTGAAGTCTGCCCCGCGAAGTGGAAGGAAGGCGAAGCGACGCTGAAGCCGTCTCTGGAACTGGTCGGCAAGATCTAA